The Constrictibacter sp. MBR-5 sequence TCCGCCATCGCGCGGCTCGGGCGCAACCCGCGTCGACAAGCGCCGGCCGTCTCGTGCACTATTGTGCGGACAATAGGCGGAACGCCCTTTCCAAAGCCCCTTTTCGAGCAGAAGGCCAGCCATGCCCCTCGACACGACCCCGATCCTCGTCGGCTGCGGCGACGTCACCGACATGACCACCCCCGTCGAGCAGGGCCGCTCGCCCTTCGACCTGATCGCCGAGGCGGGCCGGCTGGCCCTGGCCGACGCGGGCGCCCCGGGCCTCGCGGCCAGGATCGACACGGTCGCCATGCTGCGCCTGTTCGCCGACACCTCGCACCGCTTCGCCACCAAGCTCGGCACCTCGACCAACCCGCCGAAGAGCGTGGCCAAGCGCCTCGGCATCGACGCGTCCCGCTACCTCTACACCTGGAACGGCGGCAACATGCCCCAGTACCTGGTGAACAAGTTCGCCGAGGCGATCTCCCGCGGCGAGATGCAGGCGGCGATGGTGGTCGGCGGCGAGGCGCTGCGCACCCAGCACGGCGTCGAGCGCCGCGGCCTCGACGACATCTCCTGGCGCGAGGATCCCGGCGGCGAGCCCGAACTGATCGGCGATCCGCGCCGCGGCTGGAGCGACGACGAGGACAAGCACAACATCCGCGCCGCGATCACCCTCTACCCGCTGATCGAGAATGCCATCCGCGGCCAGCGCGGCGCCTCCATCCCCGACCATCTGAAGTCGATGGGCAAGCTGTTCTCCGGCTTCGCCAGGGTGGCCGCGGAGAACCCGCTCGCCACGCGCCGCGACGGCTTCACCGCCGAGCAGCTCGCGACGGTCGACGGCGGCAACCGCTGGATCGGCTTCCCCTATCCGCGGCTGATGAACTCCAACGCGTTCATCGACCAGTCGGCGGCCTTCATCATCACCTCCGTCGGTCTGGCCCGCGAACTCGGCATCCCCGAATCGAAGTGGGTCTACCTGCACGGCTGCGCCGACGGCCACGACCACTGGTTCCTGTCCGAGCGGCCGGAGATCCACGTCTCGCACGCCATCCGCAACGGCTCGCGCAAGGCCTTCGACATGGCCGGCAAGACCGTCGGCGACATGCGCTTCCTCGACCTCTACAGCTGCTTCCCCTCGGCGGTAGAGATCGGCTGCAAGGAGATGGGGATCGCCGAGGACGATCCGCGCGGCCTGACGGTGACCGGCGGCCTCCCCTATTTCGGCGGTCCGGGCAACAGCTACGTCGTGCACTCGATCTCGGAGATGCTCCGCCGCGTCCGCTCCGAGCCGGGCAGCTTCGGCCTCGTCACCGCCAACGGCAACTACGTCACCAAGCATTCCTTCGGCATCTACTCGACCACGCCGACCGAAGGGCAGTGGACCCGCGAGGACCCCGCC is a genomic window containing:
- a CDS encoding acetyl-CoA acetyltransferase, yielding MPLDTTPILVGCGDVTDMTTPVEQGRSPFDLIAEAGRLALADAGAPGLAARIDTVAMLRLFADTSHRFATKLGTSTNPPKSVAKRLGIDASRYLYTWNGGNMPQYLVNKFAEAISRGEMQAAMVVGGEALRTQHGVERRGLDDISWREDPGGEPELIGDPRRGWSDDEDKHNIRAAITLYPLIENAIRGQRGASIPDHLKSMGKLFSGFARVAAENPLATRRDGFTAEQLATVDGGNRWIGFPYPRLMNSNAFIDQSAAFIITSVGLARELGIPESKWVYLHGCADGHDHWFLSERPEIHVSHAIRNGSRKAFDMAGKTVGDMRFLDLYSCFPSAVEIGCKEMGIAEDDPRGLTVTGGLPYFGGPGNSYVVHSISEMLRRVRSEPGSFGLVTANGNYVTKHSFGIYSTTPTEGQWTREDPAVLQAELDAMPKVPYVSEASGPATIETYTVMHGKNGPDYGVVYGRLKATGQRFVANTPSDQATLQDLQDRDSLGRPGTVHREDGRNIFVPG